A window of the Hordeum vulgare subsp. vulgare chromosome 5H, MorexV3_pseudomolecules_assembly, whole genome shotgun sequence genome harbors these coding sequences:
- the LOC123398371 gene encoding THO complex subunit 3 isoform X1, with protein sequence MEGREDDKKGGAAAPGSSAPGTRFKNLVSREYYSHKKKVHSVAWNCIGTKLASGSIDHTARVWSIDPHGHSKVKDIELKGHSDSVDQLCWDPRHPDTVATAAADKSIRLWDARSGKCQVVELSGENINITYKHDGTHIAVGNKVYNNRTWEDELTIVDVRKLKPVHKQKFPYEINEIAWNKTGDLFFITTGLGFVEVVNYPSLDVVCKLNAHTAGCYCIAMDPLDRYFAVGSADSLVSLWNVKELLCIKTFTKLEWPVRTVSFNHTGEFIAYASEDPFIDIANIQTGRSIHQIPCKAAMNSVEWNPKYNLLAYAGDDKNKYQTDDGVFRIFGFEST encoded by the exons ATGGAGGGGAGAGAAGACGACAAGAAGggcggcgccgccgcccccggcaGCTCAGCGCCGGGGACGAGATTCAAGAACCTGGTCTCCAGGGAATACTACAGCCACAAGAAGAAG GTGCACTCTGTAGCATGGAACTGCATAGGCACAAAGCTTGCTTCAGGCTCTATAGATCATACTGCCCGTGTCTGGAGCATTGACCCCCACGGCCAT TCCAAGGTTAAAGACATTGAACTGAAAGGCCACTCAGATAGTGTAGATCAATTATGCTGGGATCCAAGGCATCCTGACACAGTTGCCACTGCAGCTGCTGACAAGTCAATTCGCCTTTGGGATGCACGAA GTGGGAAATGCCAAGTTGTTGAACTCAGTGGAGAAAACATCAACATCACATACAAACATGATGGCACTCACATAGCTGTTGGAAATAAGGTTTACAATAACAGAACATGG GAGGATGAGCTAACCATAGTGGATGTTCGGAAGCTCAAACCTGTCCACAAACAGAAGTTCCCTTACGAG ATTAATGAGATTGCATGGAATAAAACTGGAGATTTGTTCTTCATCACCACTGGGCTTG GATTTGTTGAGGTGGTCAACTATCCTTCCCTTGATGTTGTCTGCAAATTAAATGCCCATACAGCAGGGTGCTATTGCATAGCAATGGATCCCCTTGATAG GTATTTCGCTGTTGGAAGTGCAGATTCACTTGTCAGTCTTTGGAATGTCAAAGAGCTGCTATGCATTAAAACCTTCACAAAACTTGA GTGGCCTGTCAGAACAGTTAGCTTCAATCACACTGGAGAATTTATTGCATATGCCAGTGAAGATCCTTTCATTGACATT GCCAATATTCAGACTGGACGATCAATTCATCAGATTCCATGTAAAGCAGCTATGAATAGTGTTGAGTGGAACCCTAAATACAACCTCCTGGCTTATGCAGGAGATGACAAGAATAAGTACCAGACTGATGACG GTGTTTTCCGAATATTTGGTTTTGAAAGCACATAA
- the LOC123398371 gene encoding THO complex subunit 3 isoform X3 — protein MEGREDDKKGGAAAPGSSAPGTRFKNLVSREYYSHKKKVHSVAWNCIGTKLASGSIDHTARVWSIDPHGHSKVKDIELKGHSDSVDQLCWDPRHPDTVATAAADKSIRLWDARSGKCQVVELSGENINITYKHDGTHIAVGNKEDELTIVDVRKLKPVHKQKFPYEINEIAWNKTGDLFFITTGLGFVEVVNYPSLDVVCKLNAHTAGCYCIAMDPLDRYFAVGSADSLVSLWNVKELLCIKTFTKLEWPVRTVSFNHTGEFIAYASEDPFIDIANIQTGRSIHQIPCKAAMNSVEWNPKYNLLAYAGDDKNKYQTDDGVFRIFGFEST, from the exons ATGGAGGGGAGAGAAGACGACAAGAAGggcggcgccgccgcccccggcaGCTCAGCGCCGGGGACGAGATTCAAGAACCTGGTCTCCAGGGAATACTACAGCCACAAGAAGAAG GTGCACTCTGTAGCATGGAACTGCATAGGCACAAAGCTTGCTTCAGGCTCTATAGATCATACTGCCCGTGTCTGGAGCATTGACCCCCACGGCCAT TCCAAGGTTAAAGACATTGAACTGAAAGGCCACTCAGATAGTGTAGATCAATTATGCTGGGATCCAAGGCATCCTGACACAGTTGCCACTGCAGCTGCTGACAAGTCAATTCGCCTTTGGGATGCACGAA GTGGGAAATGCCAAGTTGTTGAACTCAGTGGAGAAAACATCAACATCACATACAAACATGATGGCACTCACATAGCTGTTGGAAATAAG GAGGATGAGCTAACCATAGTGGATGTTCGGAAGCTCAAACCTGTCCACAAACAGAAGTTCCCTTACGAG ATTAATGAGATTGCATGGAATAAAACTGGAGATTTGTTCTTCATCACCACTGGGCTTG GATTTGTTGAGGTGGTCAACTATCCTTCCCTTGATGTTGTCTGCAAATTAAATGCCCATACAGCAGGGTGCTATTGCATAGCAATGGATCCCCTTGATAG GTATTTCGCTGTTGGAAGTGCAGATTCACTTGTCAGTCTTTGGAATGTCAAAGAGCTGCTATGCATTAAAACCTTCACAAAACTTGA GTGGCCTGTCAGAACAGTTAGCTTCAATCACACTGGAGAATTTATTGCATATGCCAGTGAAGATCCTTTCATTGACATT GCCAATATTCAGACTGGACGATCAATTCATCAGATTCCATGTAAAGCAGCTATGAATAGTGTTGAGTGGAACCCTAAATACAACCTCCTGGCTTATGCAGGAGATGACAAGAATAAGTACCAGACTGATGACG GTGTTTTCCGAATATTTGGTTTTGAAAGCACATAA
- the LOC123398371 gene encoding THO complex subunit 3 isoform X2 gives MEGREDDKKGGAAAPGSSAPGTRFKNLVSREYYSHKKKVHSVAWNCIGTKLASGSIDHTARVWSIDPHGHSKVKDIELKGHSDSVDQLCWDPRHPDTVATAAADKSIRLWDARSGKCQVVELSGENINITYKHDGTHIAVGNKEDELTIVDVRKLKPVHKQKFPYEINEIAWNKTGDLFFITTGLGFVEVVNYPSLDVVCKLNAHTAGCYCIAMDPLDRYFAVGSADSLVSLWNVKELLCIKTFTKLEWPVRTVSFNHTGEFIAYASEDPFIDIANIQTGRSIHQIPCKAAMNSVEWNPKYNLLAYAGDDKNKYQTDDGMVITVTRFGAVE, from the exons ATGGAGGGGAGAGAAGACGACAAGAAGggcggcgccgccgcccccggcaGCTCAGCGCCGGGGACGAGATTCAAGAACCTGGTCTCCAGGGAATACTACAGCCACAAGAAGAAG GTGCACTCTGTAGCATGGAACTGCATAGGCACAAAGCTTGCTTCAGGCTCTATAGATCATACTGCCCGTGTCTGGAGCATTGACCCCCACGGCCAT TCCAAGGTTAAAGACATTGAACTGAAAGGCCACTCAGATAGTGTAGATCAATTATGCTGGGATCCAAGGCATCCTGACACAGTTGCCACTGCAGCTGCTGACAAGTCAATTCGCCTTTGGGATGCACGAA GTGGGAAATGCCAAGTTGTTGAACTCAGTGGAGAAAACATCAACATCACATACAAACATGATGGCACTCACATAGCTGTTGGAAATAAG GAGGATGAGCTAACCATAGTGGATGTTCGGAAGCTCAAACCTGTCCACAAACAGAAGTTCCCTTACGAG ATTAATGAGATTGCATGGAATAAAACTGGAGATTTGTTCTTCATCACCACTGGGCTTG GATTTGTTGAGGTGGTCAACTATCCTTCCCTTGATGTTGTCTGCAAATTAAATGCCCATACAGCAGGGTGCTATTGCATAGCAATGGATCCCCTTGATAG GTATTTCGCTGTTGGAAGTGCAGATTCACTTGTCAGTCTTTGGAATGTCAAAGAGCTGCTATGCATTAAAACCTTCACAAAACTTGA GTGGCCTGTCAGAACAGTTAGCTTCAATCACACTGGAGAATTTATTGCATATGCCAGTGAAGATCCTTTCATTGACATT GCCAATATTCAGACTGGACGATCAATTCATCAGATTCCATGTAAAGCAGCTATGAATAGTGTTGAGTGGAACCCTAAATACAACCTCCTGGCTTATGCAGGAGATGACAAGAATAAGTACCAGACTGATGACGGTATGGTTATCACAGTTACTCGTTTTGGTGCTGTCGAATGA